Proteins from one Corynebacterium testudinoris genomic window:
- a CDS encoding HAD-IIA family hydrolase, whose amino-acid sequence MSLLSNHDALLLDLDGTVWEGGRAIPGAIEAISGAATAGVASMFVTNNAMRGPEVVAEKLRAMGLDTSDSDVVTSAQAALDMASEYLQSGDTVLIVGTDSFRALATQAGYHVVSSADDNPKAVLQGMNPDLGWRELSEAALAIRKGATYFATNLDTTLPTERGFMVGNGSMVAAVVSATGVAPQSAGKPGPAMFYSAANRLGVRAPLAVGDRLDTDIQGGNAARMATFHVLTGVSGELALIEAPEEQRPTYLGQSLLDLNLPEKELRPGAQGGFTARIDGADILLERGTPESTSIQALRTVLEVAWAWKKEPALIRPMSDDAERVVAGWR is encoded by the coding sequence ATGAGTCTTCTCTCCAATCACGATGCCCTGCTCCTCGATCTCGACGGAACCGTGTGGGAGGGCGGGCGAGCGATTCCCGGTGCCATCGAGGCCATTTCGGGGGCTGCCACCGCTGGCGTCGCGAGTATGTTTGTCACCAATAACGCCATGCGGGGTCCCGAAGTCGTGGCGGAGAAGCTGCGCGCGATGGGGCTGGACACGAGCGATAGCGACGTCGTCACCTCGGCGCAGGCGGCCCTCGACATGGCATCGGAGTACCTACAGTCCGGAGACACCGTCCTCATTGTGGGCACTGATTCCTTCCGGGCATTGGCCACCCAGGCGGGCTACCACGTGGTCAGCAGCGCTGATGACAATCCGAAGGCCGTTCTCCAAGGTATGAATCCCGATCTCGGATGGCGGGAACTCTCCGAGGCAGCGTTGGCCATCCGGAAGGGGGCAACCTACTTTGCCACCAACCTGGATACGACGTTGCCCACGGAACGGGGCTTCATGGTGGGTAACGGCTCGATGGTTGCGGCGGTGGTGTCCGCGACGGGCGTGGCGCCGCAATCGGCCGGCAAGCCCGGTCCGGCGATGTTTTACTCGGCGGCGAATCGCCTAGGAGTTCGCGCCCCGCTGGCAGTGGGCGATCGCCTGGACACAGATATTCAGGGTGGCAACGCGGCGCGGATGGCTACCTTCCATGTCCTCACTGGAGTGTCGGGCGAGCTGGCCCTCATCGAGGCTCCGGAGGAACAACGGCCCACCTACCTGGGCCAAAGTCTCCTTGATCTCAACCTGCCAGAGAAGGAACTCCGTCCCGGGGCGCAAGGCGGATTCACCGCCCGGATTGATGGGGCAGATATTCTCCTGGAGCGCGGAACCCCAGAGTCGACGTCAATTCAGGCCCTGCGCACGGTGCTTGAGGTGGCGTGGGCATGGAAGAAGGAGCCGGCGCTCATTCGCCCCATGTCCGACGACGCGGAGCGTGTCGTCGCCGGGTGGCGGTGA
- the tyrS gene encoding tyrosine--tRNA ligase: MFMNIIDELTWRGLINQSTDLDKLREATDAGPITLYCGFDPTGPSLHAGHLVPLLMLRRFQQAGHRPLVLAGGATGMIGDPRDVGERSMNSADTVAEWSGRISGQLSRFVSFEGDNAAQLVNNNDWTENLSVIAFLRDIGKHFPLSTMLARDTVKRRLDNDGISYTEFSYMLLQANDFVQLHRNFDCTLQVGGGDQWGNLVAGVDLVRRMDGDAVHALTVPLVTDSEGKKFGKSTGGGSLWLDPEMTSPYAWYQYFINAADADVIRYLRWFTFLSQEELDELEVEVAERPFKREAQKRLAREMTNLVHGEEATAAVELAAQALFGRAELSELDEKTLASAVSETQVFEVTGDQPRPIVDLLVGSGLAESKGAARRSVKEGGVYVNNVRVESEEWEPAADDLLHGAWLVLRRGKKNFAGVRVTV, translated from the coding sequence ATTTTCATGAACATCATCGACGAGCTGACGTGGCGCGGGCTCATCAACCAATCCACTGACCTCGACAAACTTCGCGAGGCCACCGACGCCGGCCCGATCACCTTGTACTGCGGTTTCGACCCCACAGGTCCCTCCCTCCACGCAGGGCACCTCGTGCCGCTGCTCATGCTTCGCCGTTTCCAGCAAGCCGGGCATCGACCCCTCGTCCTCGCTGGTGGTGCTACCGGCATGATCGGTGACCCGCGTGACGTCGGCGAACGTTCTATGAACTCCGCCGACACCGTTGCCGAGTGGTCAGGGCGAATTTCCGGCCAGCTTTCTCGTTTCGTTTCCTTCGAGGGCGACAATGCCGCCCAACTGGTCAACAACAACGACTGGACTGAGAACCTGTCCGTCATCGCCTTCCTGCGAGATATTGGCAAGCATTTCCCCCTCAGCACCATGCTGGCGCGCGACACCGTCAAGCGTCGCCTGGACAACGACGGTATTTCGTACACCGAGTTCTCCTACATGCTGCTCCAGGCCAATGACTTTGTGCAGCTGCACCGCAACTTCGACTGCACCCTGCAGGTGGGTGGCGGCGACCAGTGGGGCAACCTCGTTGCCGGCGTCGACCTCGTCCGCCGAATGGACGGCGACGCCGTTCATGCCCTGACCGTGCCGCTGGTCACTGACTCCGAAGGCAAGAAGTTCGGCAAATCGACAGGCGGCGGCTCCCTTTGGCTTGACCCGGAGATGACCAGCCCCTACGCCTGGTACCAATACTTCATCAATGCCGCCGACGCCGATGTCATCCGCTACCTGCGGTGGTTCACGTTCCTCAGCCAGGAAGAACTCGACGAACTCGAGGTAGAAGTTGCCGAGCGCCCCTTCAAACGCGAGGCCCAAAAGCGCCTCGCCCGCGAGATGACCAACCTCGTCCACGGCGAGGAGGCCACCGCTGCGGTTGAATTGGCCGCGCAGGCGTTGTTCGGGCGTGCTGAACTCAGCGAACTTGACGAAAAGACCCTGGCCTCTGCCGTGTCCGAGACCCAGGTGTTTGAGGTCACGGGCGACCAGCCGCGCCCCATCGTCGACCTACTCGTCGGATCCGGTCTCGCCGAGTCCAAGGGCGCCGCTCGCCGTTCCGTCAAAGAGGGCGGTGTGTACGTGAACAACGTGCGCGTTGAGAGCGAAGAGTGGGAGCCCGCCGCGGACGATCTGCTCCATGGGGCCTGGTTGGTACTGCGGCGAGGGAAGAAGAACTTCGCTGGCGTCCGAGTGACCGTCTAA
- a CDS encoding TlyA family RNA methyltransferase: MAVSRRRLDAELVRRKIARSREHAVEMIKDGRVIVGGFPALKPATVVEPEVSIRVEESGDDNWASRGAHKLLGALEAFEPLGLSVEGKKALDAGASTGGFTDVLLRRGAREVVAVDVGYGQLIWRLQDDERVRVLDRTNIRNLTPEMTDGPCDLMVGDLSFISLRLTLPAISDALVDGADLLPMVKPQFEVGKDRLGNGGVVRSSHLRAEVTLEVAEFARTLGLSCRGVVASPLPGPSGNVEYFLWLVKDGGATAPTPEELNSMILAAVKEGPQ; the protein is encoded by the coding sequence ATGGCCGTGTCACGGCGGCGTCTTGACGCTGAACTGGTGCGACGCAAGATCGCCCGATCGCGGGAACACGCGGTAGAGATGATCAAGGACGGTCGGGTGATCGTTGGCGGCTTCCCGGCGCTTAAACCTGCGACGGTCGTGGAGCCGGAGGTCTCGATTCGGGTGGAAGAATCCGGCGATGACAATTGGGCGTCGCGGGGAGCGCACAAACTCCTGGGGGCGCTGGAGGCCTTCGAGCCGCTCGGACTGAGCGTCGAAGGGAAGAAAGCGTTGGATGCGGGTGCCTCGACGGGTGGCTTCACCGACGTGCTGCTTCGACGCGGCGCCCGGGAGGTGGTCGCCGTCGATGTGGGGTACGGACAGTTGATCTGGCGGCTGCAGGACGATGAGCGAGTTCGGGTGCTCGACCGGACGAATATCCGGAATCTCACCCCAGAGATGACTGATGGTCCCTGCGACCTCATGGTCGGAGACCTCTCGTTCATCTCGCTGCGGCTGACCCTGCCCGCGATCAGTGACGCCCTCGTCGACGGCGCCGACCTGCTCCCCATGGTCAAGCCACAATTCGAAGTGGGGAAAGATCGGCTCGGAAATGGTGGCGTCGTGCGCAGCTCGCACCTGCGCGCGGAGGTCACCCTCGAAGTCGCCGAATTTGCTCGTACCCTTGGGCTCAGCTGCCGCGGCGTGGTGGCCTCCCCATTGCCGGGGCCGAGCGGGAACGTAGAATATTTCCTATGGCTGGTCAAGGATGGCGGCGCGACCGCCCCGACGCCGGAGGAACTCAACTCCATGATTCTCGCGGCCGTGAAGGAAGGACCCCAGTGA
- a CDS encoding Trm112 family protein, whose amino-acid sequence MSLDPQLLEVLACPKDKGPLTYLEEDNVLVNERLGLAYRIDDGIPVMLIDEATPWPPASTNEH is encoded by the coding sequence ATGAGTCTTGATCCGCAATTGTTGGAGGTCCTGGCCTGTCCCAAGGACAAGGGCCCGCTGACCTATCTGGAAGAGGACAACGTCCTGGTCAATGAACGGCTCGGCCTCGCCTATCGCATCGATGACGGCATCCCCGTCATGCTTATCGACGAAGCGACTCCCTGGCCGCCAGCTTCCACCAACGAACACTAA
- a CDS encoding NAD kinase: MSAPTVPAAPTKTRTVLLVPHTGRSSNISAAERTAELLQAAGIEVRVLVHQDGRPLEGSAILSPLERVTHSRTAAEGCELVLVLGGDGTFLRAADLAHSVNLPVLGINLGHVGFLAEWEAESLDEAIRRVIDREYRIEDRMTIDVTVLDNDLEVIGRGWALNEVSVENLNRRGVLDATLEVDGRPVSSFGCDGVLISTPTGSTAYAFSAGGPVLWPELDAILVVPNNAHALFTKPLVVSPYSTVAVESNPDASPAMAVMDGFRPIPMPPGSRVEVVRGRRSVRWVRLDNSTFTDRLVTKLRLPVSGWRGPRTSSKN, translated from the coding sequence GTGAGCGCACCGACTGTACCTGCTGCACCCACGAAAACCCGAACGGTGTTACTCGTCCCCCACACGGGGCGCAGCTCTAACATTTCTGCTGCGGAGCGCACCGCGGAGCTGTTGCAGGCGGCAGGGATTGAGGTTCGGGTGCTCGTCCATCAGGACGGTCGACCCCTCGAAGGCAGCGCGATTTTGTCGCCGCTGGAGCGCGTCACCCATTCCCGGACAGCGGCGGAGGGATGCGAATTGGTGCTGGTCTTGGGCGGCGATGGCACGTTCCTGCGCGCCGCAGACCTGGCACATTCGGTGAATCTGCCCGTGTTGGGAATCAACCTAGGCCACGTTGGCTTCCTCGCGGAGTGGGAGGCCGAGTCGTTGGATGAGGCGATCCGCCGGGTCATTGATCGGGAATACCGCATCGAGGATCGCATGACCATTGATGTCACGGTGTTGGACAATGATCTGGAGGTCATCGGCCGCGGCTGGGCTCTCAACGAGGTCAGCGTGGAAAACCTCAACCGGCGGGGCGTGCTCGATGCGACCCTGGAAGTTGATGGGCGGCCGGTGTCGTCCTTTGGCTGCGATGGCGTCCTTATTTCCACCCCGACCGGCTCCACCGCCTACGCGTTTTCGGCCGGTGGTCCGGTGCTGTGGCCGGAGCTCGACGCCATTTTGGTCGTGCCGAATAATGCCCACGCGTTGTTCACGAAACCGCTCGTGGTGTCGCCTTATTCCACCGTCGCCGTGGAGTCGAACCCCGATGCTTCTCCCGCGATGGCGGTGATGGATGGTTTCCGGCCGATTCCCATGCCGCCCGGGTCGCGGGTGGAGGTTGTCCGGGGGCGCCGGTCTGTCCGCTGGGTGCGGTTGGATAATTCGACGTTTACTGATCGTCTGGTGACGAAGTTGCGTCTGCCGGTCTCTGGGTGGCGGGGTCCGCGGACCTCGTCGAAGAACTAG
- the argH gene encoding argininosuccinate lyase has protein sequence MEQHGTNEGALWGGRFSGGPAEALFALSVSTHFDWVLAPYDVLASQAHAKVLHSAGLLSDADLDTMLAGLEQLGRDVADGSFRPEPTDEDVHGAMERGLIDRVGPEVGGRLRAGRSRNDQVATLFRMWVRDAVRGIAVGTTELIDALVNQAARHPNAIMPGKTHFQAAQPVLLAHQLLAHAQPLLRDIERIRDLDKRLAVSPYGSGALAGSSLQLNPEAIAAELGFDSAADNSIDATSSRDFAAETAYVLAQIAVDMSRLAEEIIAWCTPEFGYVTLSDAWSTGSSIMPQKKNPDVAELTRGKTGRLIGNLAGLMATLKAQPLAYNRDLQEDKEPIVDSIAQLNLLLPAMTGLVSTLTFHEDRMRELAPAGFTLATDLAEWMVREGVPFREAHEASGACVRLAEARGVGLDELTDAELQGVDKRLTPAVREVLTIDGAVASRATRGGTAGVRVNEQRQRVAEASKAHVTWATTPVRS, from the coding sequence ATGGAGCAACACGGAACCAACGAGGGCGCCCTGTGGGGTGGCCGCTTCTCCGGCGGCCCCGCCGAGGCACTGTTCGCCCTGAGCGTGTCCACGCATTTCGACTGGGTGCTCGCCCCCTATGATGTGCTCGCCTCCCAGGCGCACGCCAAGGTCCTGCACTCTGCTGGCTTGCTGTCGGATGCGGATCTGGACACGATGCTGGCCGGGTTGGAGCAGTTGGGTCGCGACGTCGCCGACGGCAGCTTCCGTCCCGAGCCGACCGACGAGGACGTCCACGGTGCCATGGAACGCGGTCTCATTGATCGCGTCGGCCCCGAGGTCGGCGGACGACTGCGCGCAGGCCGCTCCCGCAACGACCAGGTGGCCACGCTGTTTCGCATGTGGGTCCGCGACGCCGTCCGCGGCATCGCGGTCGGCACGACCGAGCTTATCGACGCCCTCGTTAACCAGGCCGCACGCCACCCCAACGCCATCATGCCAGGCAAGACCCACTTCCAGGCCGCGCAGCCCGTCCTACTCGCACACCAGCTGCTCGCCCACGCGCAGCCGCTGCTGCGCGACATCGAGCGAATCCGCGACCTGGACAAGCGCCTGGCCGTGAGCCCTTATGGTTCCGGAGCCCTCGCGGGCTCCTCCCTCCAGCTCAACCCCGAAGCAATCGCCGCGGAGCTGGGCTTCGACTCGGCCGCCGATAACTCCATCGACGCAACCTCCTCGCGTGACTTCGCGGCCGAGACGGCCTATGTGCTCGCCCAGATCGCCGTTGATATGTCTCGCCTCGCCGAAGAAATCATCGCGTGGTGTACTCCCGAATTCGGCTACGTCACGTTGTCCGACGCGTGGTCCACGGGCTCGTCGATCATGCCGCAGAAGAAGAACCCGGACGTCGCCGAGCTCACCCGCGGCAAGACCGGTCGCCTCATCGGCAACCTCGCCGGGCTCATGGCCACGCTCAAGGCTCAGCCCTTGGCCTACAACCGCGACCTGCAGGAAGATAAGGAGCCGATCGTCGACTCGATCGCCCAGCTCAACCTGCTGCTTCCGGCGATGACGGGGCTCGTCTCCACCCTCACCTTCCATGAAGATCGCATGCGTGAGCTCGCCCCCGCAGGATTCACCCTGGCCACGGACCTGGCCGAGTGGATGGTGCGGGAGGGCGTTCCGTTCCGTGAGGCGCACGAAGCTTCCGGCGCATGCGTGCGCCTCGCAGAGGCGCGGGGCGTGGGTCTGGACGAACTCACTGACGCGGAACTGCAGGGCGTCGATAAGCGACTGACCCCCGCCGTGCGAGAGGTGTTGACCATCGATGGTGCCGTGGCCTCCCGCGCGACCCGAGGCGGCACAGCCGGCGTTCGCGTCAACGAGCAACGCCAGCGCGTGGCCGAAGCGTCGAAAGCTCACGTGACGTGGGCGACGACGCCGGTGCGCAGCTAA
- a CDS encoding tetratricopeptide repeat protein: MSDRPSRDRNQSNNRKPARGERSDRSDRGGRPDRRGGQGDRRHAQRAGEERSSSNRSAPQRSGFREERLNKRMTEPDLPGDIDIHDLDPMVLQDLKVLSKDNAEGVAKHMIMAATLMEDDPQLALRHAQAAKNRAGRVAVARETNGIAAYRAGEWKEALAELRAARRMSGGPGLLAVMADCERGLGRPEKAVELGRSEEARQLDAEGKVELAIVVAGARLDMGQADSAVVTLQRLEPSLDSTGPFAARLAYAYGDALAAAGRVDEAKTWFAHVDKIDEDELLDAAQRLQELG, translated from the coding sequence ATGTCTGATCGTCCGTCACGTGATCGTAACCAGTCCAACAATCGGAAACCCGCCAGGGGTGAACGCTCGGATCGTTCTGACCGCGGCGGCCGACCCGATCGGCGCGGCGGACAAGGCGACCGCCGGCACGCTCAGCGGGCAGGTGAGGAGCGTTCGTCCTCCAACCGCTCCGCGCCCCAGCGTTCGGGTTTCCGGGAAGAGCGACTGAACAAGCGCATGACCGAGCCGGATCTGCCCGGCGATATCGATATCCATGACCTCGATCCCATGGTCCTGCAGGACCTGAAGGTGTTGTCGAAGGACAACGCGGAGGGCGTCGCCAAGCACATGATCATGGCCGCCACCCTCATGGAGGATGACCCCCAGCTGGCGCTGCGCCACGCCCAGGCCGCGAAGAACCGCGCGGGTCGGGTCGCGGTGGCTCGGGAGACCAACGGCATTGCCGCTTATCGGGCTGGTGAATGGAAGGAAGCTCTCGCGGAGCTGCGCGCTGCTCGCCGCATGTCCGGCGGTCCCGGCTTGCTGGCCGTCATGGCTGACTGCGAGCGCGGTTTGGGCCGCCCGGAGAAGGCCGTGGAGCTTGGGCGTTCGGAGGAGGCCCGTCAGCTTGATGCGGAAGGAAAGGTCGAGCTGGCGATCGTTGTCGCTGGTGCGCGTTTGGATATGGGTCAGGCCGACTCGGCGGTAGTAACCCTGCAGCGCCTGGAACCGTCTCTTGACTCGACGGGGCCCTTCGCTGCCCGCCTGGCGTATGCCTACGGTGACGCGCTCGCCGCCGCCGGCCGCGTTGATGAGGCTAAGACGTGGTTTGCTCACGTCGACAAGATTGATGAGGACGAGCTGCTTGATGCTGCCCAGCGTCTACAAGAACTCGGCTGA